One part of the Vitis riparia cultivar Riparia Gloire de Montpellier isolate 1030 chromosome 15, EGFV_Vit.rip_1.0, whole genome shotgun sequence genome encodes these proteins:
- the LOC117932181 gene encoding cytochrome P450 704C1 yields the protein MELFIIIATFLLLPFLLFFIAFCFLLLRIFTNKSIKNPNYPPVMGTVFHQLLYFNKLYDHQAEVAEKHRTFRLLTPIQSEIYTTDTRNIEHVLKTNFANYSKGQHNRDIFMDLFGEGIFAVDGGAWRHQRKLASFEFSTRVLRDFSCAVFRTNAAKLAGKVKEFSDAGRVFDVQDILMKCALDSIFKVGFGVDLNCLEGSSQEGNAFIKAFDDSNALVYWRYVDPLWTLKRFLNIGSEASLKKNIKVMDDFVYNLIRTKRKQLSIQQYTNDKEDILSRFLLESQKDPEQMNDRYLRDIILNFTIAGKDSTANTLSWFFYLLTKHPLVQEKVVQEIREVMDCGDDDKAHGFEDFVSKITDGVLEKMQYLHAALTETLRLYPAVPIDGRCADADDILPDGHKLKQGDGVYYISYAMGRMSYIWGEDAKEFRPERWLNNGVFQPESPFKFVAFHAGPRICLGKDFAYRQMKIAAMTLLHFFRFKLEDATRNVTYKTMFTLHINGGLHLQAIPRRNFVSSK from the exons ATGGAGTTGTTCATCATCATAGCCACTTTCCTGCTACTGCCATTTCTGTTGTTCTTCATCGCTTTCTGCTTTCTTCTCCTTCGTATCTTCACCAACAAATCCATCAAAAACCCTAACTACCCACCTGTCATGGGAACTGTATTTCATCAGCTCCTTTATTTCAACAAACTGTACGACCACCAAGCGGAAGTCGCCGAGAAACATCGCACTTTCCGGCTTCTCACTCCCATTCAGAGTGAAATATACACGACGGATACCAGAAACATTGAGCACGTGCTCAAAACCAACTTCGCCAACTACTCCAAAGGCCAGCACAATCGGGATATATTTATGGATCTTTTCGGCGAAGGAATATTCGCTGTGGACGGCGGTGCGTGGCGGCACCAGAGGAAGCTTGCGAGCTTTGAGTTCTCCACCAGGGTTCTCAGGGACTTCAGCTGCGCCGTCTTTAGAACCAACGCCGCCAAACTTGCCGGGAAAGTCAAGGAGTTTTCGGATGCGGGTCGGGTTTTTGATGTACAG gaTATACTAATGAAATGCGCATTGGATTCCATATTCAAAGTTGGGTTCGGAGTGGATTTGAATTGCTTGGAGGGCTCAAGCCAAGAAGGAAATGCATTCATCAAAGCCTTCGATGATTCCAATGCTTTGGTCTACTGGCGCTACGTCGATCCTCTCTGGACTCTCAAAAGATTTCTCAACATCGGCTCCGAAGCCTCCCTGAAGAAAAACATCAAGGTCATGGACGATTTCGTGTACAACCTCATACGGACCAAAAGAAAACAGCTCTCCATCCAACAATACACT AATGACAAGGAAGACATTCTTTCGAGATTTCTGCTGGAGAGCCAGAAGGATCCGGAGCAGATGAATGATCGGTATCTTAGGGATATTATTCTAAATTTCACTATCGCTGGTAAAGATTCGACTGCAAATACTCTTTCATGGTTTTTCTATTTGCTTACCAAGCACCCTCTGGTGCAAGAAAAAGTTGTGCAAGAGATAAGAGAAGTGATGGACTGTGGAGATGATGATAAAGCTCATGGGTTTGAAGATTTTGTATCAAAAATCACTGATGGTGTGTTGGAGAAAATGCAGTATCTTCATGCAGCATTGACAGAGACATTGAGGCTATACCCTGCTGTCCCTATa GATGGGAGATGTGCAGATGCAGATGACATTCTTCCTGATGGCCATAAACTAAAACAAGGAGATGGGGTATACTACATATCCTATGCCATGGGCAGGATGTCTTACATTTGGGGAGAAGATGCCAAGGAATTTCGCCCCGAAAGATGGCTCAACAATGGAGTTTTCCAACCCGAATCCCCATTCAAATTCGTAGCATTCCAT GCTGGTCCTCGAATTTGTTTGGGCAAGGACTTCGCTTACAGGCAAATGAAGATAGCAGCAATGACACTTCTTCACTTTTTCCGCTTTAAATTAGAGGATGCTACAAGAAATGTTACGTACAAGACCATGTTCACACTCCACATCAATGGAGGCCTCCATCTGCAGGCAATTCCAAGGAGAAACTTCGTATCTTCCAAGTAG
- the LOC117932459 gene encoding 2-methylene-furan-3-one reductase-like — protein MNTQKAWFYEEYGPKEVLKLGDFPLPTPAHNQILVQVRAAALNPIDFKRRQRAIFPSDFPVVPGCDMAGVVVARGDGATKFGIGDEVYGNIQDFNAEGKLKQLGTLAQFIVVEESLVALKPKNISFEEAASLPLAIQTAIEGFVTAGFKGGQTVFIVGGAGGVGTLVIQLAKHLYGASEVVATASTPKVEFVKSLGADKVVDYTKTKYEEITEKFDFLYDTIGDTKNSHVVAKADAPIVDITWPPSHPRAVYSSLTVCGESLEKLRPYLDSGKLKAIIDPTGPYRFTDVVEAFGYLETGRARGKVVVSPFPSLQPPPFVLLDNKGNPGP, from the exons atgaatacGCAGAAAGCTTGGTTCTATGAGGAGTATGGTCCGAAGGAAGTCCTCAAGTTGGGGGACTTTCCCCTTCCAACTCCGGCCCATAACCAAATACTTGTCCAAGTAAGAGCTGCTGCTTTGAATCCCATTGATTTCAAGAGACGCCAACGAGCCATCTTTCCTTCAGATTTTCCG GTTGTCCCTGGCTGTGATATGGCCGGCGTCGTGGTGGCAAGAGGCGACGGTGCAACAAAATTCGGTATAGGCGATGAAGTGTACGGCAACATCCAGGATTTCAATGCTGAGGGGAAGCTAAAGCAGCTGGGGACACTGGCGCAATTCATTGTCGTGGAGGAGAGCTTGGTTGCTTTGAAGCCAAAGAACATTTCATTTGAAGAGGCTGCTAGCTTGCCTTTAGCAATTCAGACCGCGATTGAAGGCTTTGTGACCGCAGGTTTTAAGGGGGGGCAGACGGTATTCATAGTTGGCGGAGCAGGTGGTGTTGGAACTCTGGTCATTCAGCTGGCCAAGCACTTGTATGGAGCTTCTGAAGTGGTTGCTACAGCCAGCACTCCAAAGGTGGAGTTTGTGAAGAGTCTGGGCGCTGATAAAGTTGTGGACTACacaaaaactaaatatgaaGAAATAACCGAAAAATTCGATTTTCTCTATGACACAATTG GTGACACCAAGAATTCCCATGTTGTAGCAAAGGCGGATGCTCCAATTGTTGACATCACTTGGCCACCGTCCCATCCAAGAGCGGTTTATTCAAGCTTGACTGTCTGTGGGGAGAGTCTGGAGAAGCTTAGGCCATACTTAGATAGTGGAAAACTCAAGGCCATCATCGATCCAACCGGTCCTTACAGGTTCACAGACGTAGTTGAAGCCTTCGGGTATTTGGAAACTGGAAGAGCCAGAGGAAAAGTCGTCGTCTCTCCCTTCCCTTCACTGCAACCTCCCCCTTTTGTTTTGTTGGATAACAAGGGCAATCCAGGCCCTTGA